DNA from Triticum aestivum cultivar Chinese Spring chromosome 7D, IWGSC CS RefSeq v2.1, whole genome shotgun sequence:
TATTCATCATATGTATATGTACTGGTGGGCAGAATAAACAATACCGGATAAGTACTCATGTATCATAGATGAGCAGATCATCACGGGCTGTTTCCATACTGCACCTGTATCCTGTATGTTCTTTCCACCATGCATGTACCCAAATTACATTCACTGCAACTTCTAATCTATTCACCCAATTTAGTTATCCAACACGTACCAAAAAGGGTAAAACCAGATAGATAATAGCATTGCCATGCTTTGCTGTGAGAAATGAATAAATATGTATGCCCAGAGAGTCAATACATTCACTCTGATCGACAAACCCTGATGAACCTATTTATTCAGCGATCGCCCTTCAGAAAGAGTAACCAGCGATACTACAGTACAGACAACCAAACTATCAACCATTACATACAGACGATACAGGAGTACAGGATGCAACTCAGCGACACATACACAGAACAGAAAGCATGAACcattacatacatacatacatacatacatacatacatacatacatacaggacGCAACTCGGCAACAAGACAGGCTCCCTCCGATCCTATGTATGCAGTGTACTACTCCTCGGCGGCAGCGGTGGTGGTCTCCTCGGCGGCAGAGATGGTCTCTCCGGCGGCGGCCTTCTTGGGGGAGAGGGagttgggggcggcggccttgtTGTTGTTGGACCAGTTGGACTCCATGTCGGCCTTGCGGGCGGCGGTCCTCTTGGGGAGAAGCGCGGGGTTGATGTTGGGCACGACGCCGCCGTGGGCGATGGTGACGCCGGCGAGCAGGCTGCTGAGCTCGCCGTCGTTGCGGATGGCGAGCATCAGGTGGCGAGGGGTGATGAGCTTCTTCTTGTTGGCCTTGGCCGCGTTGCCAGACAACTCGAGGACCTGCATGCATGCGATTCAAGGGCCGACCCCGCGAGTAGTCCTGGACGCGAGCCAACTCGAGCCGAGCTCGGGCCGAGCCTGCCTGCGTACTCCAAGTCACTGCCATGTGGGCCTTCACATGGGTGGTCGCCGACGGGAggcgaggaagacggcggcggcgctcTGATGAAGCTGGGTGGTTGCCGACCGCTCGCGAGGAAGACAGCGCGACGCTCCTCGTGAACACGTGCGTGCGTCGAGAAGAAGACAGGCGGCGACCAGCAAGGTCGCCGACGGCAAGCGAGGAAGACGGAGGCGGCGCTCCTCGTGGACGTACCACGTACGCGAGCGCCGCGAAGAAGGAAGCCGTCGACTCCATCGGCCGCGGTGGCGAGCAGGAAGAGAACGTCGACGAGGTGGAGGAGGAAGGGTGGGCGAGCAGCGAGCCGGCGTCGGCGTCCGGCATGctactggcggcggcggcgaggaaacCCTACGGAAGCTGCTATGTCATCTCGCTCTCTTTCTCGTATCGTGCGGGCGTGGAGATGTGCAAACTGGGCCAAGGCAGCGTGCTGGCTATGGGCTGCGTCACCTGCGTGAGATAGCGTGTTGGGCTATTTGCTAAGGGCTGCGCTGGGCTGCTCTGCCGTGCGAGCTTTGGGCTCGCGAGTCAGCCCGAGTCGAGCCTGGCTCGGCTCGAGGTGAAAACGAGCCCGATTGTGCAGCTCGGCTCGGCTTTTTTGTGTTACGGGCCGAGCCTGACTCGCTCCGAGCCGACGCAAACTCGGGCCGAGCCCAAAAGCTCGAGCTGAGCGTCCAGATTTACCCGCGACCGCCCCGGCGACGAGGTACTCGAGGACGGCGGTGAGGTAGACGGCGGCTTGCGGCGCGACGCGACGCGCATAGCGGCCCTGCTTGAGGTACCGCCCGACGCGGCTGACCGGGAACCTGAGCCAGGCCTTGAAGGATAGCGACATGCGTTTCCTCACCACTTCTCCTTCTTCCATCGGCGACGTGAAACGGGGGACTGCAGactttggcggcggcggcggggggcggcgctGGACCGGAACTGCTTCGTCGACTGGTGGATCGGATGGGCAGCGGGGGGGCGCGCgggccgggttttataggaggcgGGCGTACGTGATCCGTGGGAGGGTCAAATCCTCCAATCAGAACGATCGTGCGTGCGTGTGTCCAGTTACCATGCACGATCTCTCCAGTTACGTGCGCAAGTttcctcttctcttttctcttcttttccTCTGTTTTGGCTGACGGAAACGAAATTTGAAATTTAGGGAACGGGGAGAATGATTTGGCGAACCTCTGGATCAACAAGAAGTCATAAAGACATCCAGGTTGCACACAACCTGGAAATAAAACCAAACAGAAATGAAAAAACAAAAGCCTCGTCACAGTAATCAACTCCACTCGACAGCAGCACACAAAACCATCACCGAAAACAACATCCGGAAAACATAAAATGTCTAAAAAACGACGCCTTCAAGAAAAAAACGGTGCACAAGCGTTGTCGTCACCTGATTCAGGATCATAGGTTTTCACCCTCGAGAAAGACCGAGCTCTCAAAGCAATACCTTCAACAAGGCAATTGCCAGACACAATCAATGAAGGCCGGAACATAGGTTTTCACCTTGAAAGTCACGACTCGGCACCCGAGGAACACCACCAAAAATGAAACCCTCGAGTGATGGCGCCCCCACTTGACACTGCTGCTACAGAAAGTTATCAAACACCTGGCTGACTCCATCACTTTCAAGCCCCCCTCCGCCTTACTGATCTTCCGATCTCAGCCATCATGACTTTCTCTGTCGTTGTCTATGCCATAGAAATGGAGATGCCGGCATGTCCCATGGTTTCAACAAATAACAGAGCTTTGCGTCACGCCCTCCTAGAGCCACGTAGGCTAATATGGCCACGCACGACCGGATACTATCCGATCCAGATATCCTTGGGCAAGACCTCCGGCAGTACTTGCGGAACATGTCGACGGCCAGATCGAGGAGGACCGATCAAGCAGAACGTTGCCGTGATGCGATAAGAGCACAAGGACCGCCACCACACCAATGCATCCACCAAGCTCACTCCATTGCCGCCATGACGGAGAGGACCGGCCCGCGCTGCCCATAGCCCGCGGCTCCAGGCGCCAAATCTGACGAAAAGGGCAAAGGTCGGCCCGCCGTCATGCCGCGCCGGTCTGGCCCGCACACTAGCGTCGTGCTCGAGCGGCAGCAGTACGACGCGCAGACGAGGAGGCAGGCTACTGGCCCGACCTGCCGGAACGGAGTAGTTGCCCAAAACACCACCGCCACCGTCGCCAAGGAAGACTCTGCCGTTTCGAAGGACACCGCAATGACGCGATCAAGATCCCCGTCACCGCCGTCGTCCACAACGGCTTCGCCCAGCAGCTTCCTTCGGCTGCGGTGGAGAAGAGGAGCGGTGGCTTTTTTTGGGGGTGGTGGCGCTAGGTTTTACAATCCGCCCGTGTCGCCTGCACAGGAGCGGCGGGGGACGTACACCGGGAGAATGATGCATGGTAAACAAAATTCATTTACAACTTTGTTTGGCACCTTCGATTTCATTTCATTTGGTTGAAATCAAATGAAATGCAATTTCTGCGCAGCTCCCTTGGCACCCAGGTTTTCATTTATTTGGTGGAAATGGATGAAAACTCACTCCTAGGAGGAATTCATTTGGTGGGATTTGGATTTCAAGTCCAAATTTCTTGTTTGGCTGGCAGGGGATTTTTTAAATGAATGGCATATGCTGTTTAGCTGCTATTTTGAATTGTAATCATAAACAATTAACATGCGCATCTCAATGCTTATATTCAAAGCATTAACTATATAAAAATGATGATCAACCCAGAAATATTTGGGCATTTTTTTTTCAACGATCATGATGGGAAGTTATCTAGACACACTACAGGAAAACTCACACGTCGCCGTGGGGACCGACGTACGCCCACTGTAAAACGCGGGTACTCGGCTTAGTTCTAGCCAAGTACTGAGTGATGGATGCTCGGTAAAGAAAGGGTACTCGGCTTAACAGCTGATAGGCGGAGTATGTGAAAAAAGTGCTCGTCTGACAAAACATATACTTGGCATATAGAACGAAAAGCTCTCGGCTTACAACAAGCTAGCCTCGCCTTAGTGCCTTACAATGAAGAGTCTTTAAAAAATATAACAGATGTCTGCTAAACTAAACGACGACTTTGAGAATCTATGTCGAGTAGTACCCTGAATCCAGtgttgattttttttccaaatctGAATAAGAAGGACAAGATGACAGATGATTACATGAACTCCCTTCTCTTATATAACGGCTGGTTCGTGCGCCAAGCTAAGCGCCGCTGACTGCGCGGTGTGGATCTCCCTTGCTCCTCTCGCTTCCTTCTCAGTTCAGTGCAGCGAGCAATCGATTTGTTGATATCATTCCTTGATGTGGAGCTAGTTCCATGTTGACATTTAGTGCTTTGGATTTGAAATGCAGCATGAAGCATAGCATAGTGCGTTCCACAAGAATTCTAGTCTTGCAGCATATTTGTTTATTTGTGGATACTCCCTCCACGTctaataagtgtacatctagcttttgttctaagtcaaaatattaaaactttgaccaactatGTAGAAAAgagtagtaacatatatgacaccaaattggtatattatgaaagtacatttcaGAACGGATCTACTAATACCAATTTAGTGCCATAAATGCTGctacttttttctataaagttgatcAAAGTTTTAGAATTTTGACTTAGGACAAAAtttagatgtacacttattcgtggGTGGAGGGAGTAGCGTGGTAACTGACGGCACCCCAACCTTGTTCTGTGAGGTACAGAAGTAAAATGATGCATCTGGTCGATCGATCGCATACCACTAATAATCATAGTGGTTCCTTCAGTTATTTGAGTCGTTCTTGTATGTGCATTGTAATGGCTCCCTTGCTATTGTTTGGTTTCTTTACTAGCTACTAGGAGTTGCGGGATCTTTCATTTTGGTGAACATTGAATTCCCATGCTATTCTTTTAAGAC
Protein-coding regions in this window:
- the LOC123167825 gene encoding histone H2A, sperm produces the protein MEEGEVVRKRMSLSFKAWLRFPVSRVGRYLKQGRYARRVAPQAAVYLTAVLEYLVAGAVAGKSGRSARAFGLGPSLRRLGASQARPVLELSGNAAKANKKKLITPRHLMLAIRNDGELSSLLAGVTIAHGGVVPNINPALLPKRTAARKADMESNWSNNNKAAAPNSLSPKKAAAGETISAAEETTTAAAEE